Proteins from one Ranitomeya variabilis isolate aRanVar5 chromosome 1, aRanVar5.hap1, whole genome shotgun sequence genomic window:
- the LOC143805513 gene encoding uncharacterized protein LOC143805513: protein MALWCRFFSLHCPISQQSIVVVLIFYADFIVCVRFGCDFLLIFSLQSKLARMTSESESEHRQSARGSAASSSEGEGTQREQGDRCQDGSSGRQVSQRDHRECIDVELLISSIQERGPLWDSRDPRHMDQVVSRRLWAEVAKSLWDGFDSASAKDKGTFMKKLRTRWRSIKDRFNKGLRAEEEQSRSGAAAAKSVPYKYNRQLQFLRPVLGRRQTHSSTLQRAPPCEAELHGSPSEPSQPSHSDSRPAPPSSGEPAAGTSGFPLPEASGAPSFGYSRQRQRASDRSVMPEFLHLGTVFQNGFKALRDEMSSMGRRLEILEAELSNPAKHFFSTLAKGMVENLTPELQISVMQDCNNSYVRALQQSRVAQSATLPVVPSLASVTPTTAAESLQPPHPGPSAGRRHHRHHTSVRPTPAPARPSSSRRSASGGDAAEGRKRKKKRRHTDKHTEAQVLAAPGHTPSRRGSSHSRSSQGQPSQKRRRLVLPPPSSSDEAVSLVYPAGGLDLPSSLLEYGGSSSSSTTPTPRSRTRSYRSPVVADVDPPSAVETP, encoded by the exons atggcgttgtggtgtcgctttttcagtttgcattgtcctatcagtcaacagtcaattgtggttgttttaattttttatgccGATTTTATTGTATGTGTTAgatttggatgtgattttttgctcattttttcattgcagagcaaacttgcaagaatgacgagtgagtcagagtctgaacataggcaatcggcgagggggagtgcg gcttcttcaagtgagggggaaggcacacagcgggagcagggagatcggtgccaagatgggtcgtcaggccggcaa gtttcacaacgggaccacaggGAGTGTATTgatgtggagctcctgatctccagcatccaggagcgtggcccgttgtgggacagccgtgacccccggcacatggaccaggtggtgtcgaggcgtttgtgggcagaggtggcaaagtcgctgtgggatggctttgacagtgcctcagcgaaggacaaaggcaccttta tgaaaaagttgaggaccagatggcgatccataaaggaccgtttcaataaggggctccgtgcagaggaggagcaatcgaggagtggtgctgctgcggccaagtcggttCCATATAAATACAACCGCCAATtacagttcttaagaccggtccttggccgccgaca gacacacagcagcaccctccagcgagctcccccctgtgaagcggaacttcatggatcgccatctgagccgtcacagccatcccacagcgacagcaggcctgcaccaccatcatctggagaaccggctgccggtacgtcaggttttcccctgcccgaggcctctggcgcaccttcgttcgggtattcccgacagcgccagcgggcctcggacaggtcagtcatgcctgaatttttgcacttgggcacggtgttccagaacggtttcaaggcgttgagagatgaaatgtccagtatgggacggcgccttgaaatcctggaagccgagctctcaaatccggcaaaacatttcttCAGCACActtgctaaaggcatggtggaaaaccttacgccggaactccagatttcggtgatgcaggactgcaacaattcttacgtgagggctctgcagcagtctcgggtcgcgcagtcagcgacactgcccgtagtgccgtcgctggctagcgtgactccgactactgctgcagagtcactccagcccccccaccctggtccaagtgccgggcgacgccaccacaggcaccataccagtgtgcggcccactcctgctcctgccaggccctcatcctcccgtaggagtgcttctgggggagatgccgccgaaggaaggaaaaggaaaaaaaagaggaggcacacagacaaacacacagaggcacaggttctggctgctccaggacacacaccatctcgtcgtggctctagccacagcaggagcagccagggccaaccaagccaaaaacgaaggcggcttgtgttgcctcctccctcctctagtgacgaggcggtctccctagtgtaccctgcggggggtttggacctgccatcaAGCCTCCTCGAGtatggcggctcctcctcctcctctaccactcCCACTCCCAGGTCCAGAACGAGAAGCTACCGGTCACCGGTGGTAGCGGATGTTGATCCCCCCTCGGCTGTTGAAACCCCataa
- the LOC143793604 gene encoding uncharacterized protein LOC143793604, with the protein MASSPASGQSARGSAASSSEGEGTQREQGDRCQDGSSGRQVSQRDHRDSIDVELLISSIQERGPLWDSRDPRHMDQVVSRRLWAEVAKSLWDGFDSASAKDKGTFMTKLRTRWRSIKDRFNKGLRAEEEQSRSGAAAAKSVPYKYNRQLQFLRPVLGRRQTHSSTLQRAPPCEAELHGSPSEPSQPSHSDSRPAPPSSGEPAAGTSGFPLPEASGAPSFGNSRQRQRASDRSVMPEFLHLGTVFQNGFKALRDEMSSMGRRLEILEAELTNPAKHFLSTIAKGMVENLTPELQISVMQDCHNSYVRALQQSRVAQSATLPVVPSLASVTPTTAAESLQPPHPGPSAGRRHHSHHTSVRPTPAPARPSSSRRSASGGDAAEGREKKKRKHKRRHTDTHPEAQVLAAPGHTPSRRGSSHSRSSQGQPSQKRRRLVLPPPSSTDEAVSPVYPAGGLDLPSSLLEYGGSSSSSTTPTLRSRTRSYRSPLVADVDPPSDVDTP; encoded by the exons ATGGCGAGTTCTCCAGCATCTGGCCAATCGgcgagggggagtgcg gcttcttcaagtgagggggaaggcacacagcgggagcagggagatcggtgccaagatgggtcgtcaggccggcaa gtttcacaacgggaccacaggGACAGTATCgatgtggagctcctgatctccagcatccaggagcgtggcccgttgtgggacagccgtgacccccggcacatggaccaggtggtttctaggcgtttgtgggcagaggtggcaaagtcgctgtgggatggctttgacagtgcctccgccaaggacaaaggcaccttta tgacaaagttgaggaccagatggcgatccataaaggaccgtttcaataaggggctccgtgcagaggaggagcaatcgaggagtggtgctgctgcggccaagtcggttCCATATAAATACAACCGCCAATtacagttcttaagaccggtccttggccgccgaca gacacacagcagcaccctccagcgagctcccccctgtgaagcggaacttcatggatcgccatctgagccgtcacagccatcccacagcgacagcaggcctgcaccaccatcatctggagaaccggctgccggtacgtcaggttttcccctgcccgaggcctctggcgcaccttcgttcgggaattcccgacagcgccagcgggcctcggacaggtcagtcatgcctgaatttttgcacttgggcacggtgttccagaacggtttcaaggcgttgagagatgaaatgtccagtatgggacggcgccttgaaatcctggaagccgagctcacaaatccggcaaaacattttttaagcacaattgctaagggcatggtggaaaaccttacgccggaactccagatttcggtgatgcaggactgccacaattcttacgtgagggctctgcagcagtctcgggtcgcgcagtcagcgacactgcccgtagtgccgtcgctggctagcgtgactccgactactgctgcagagtcactccagccaccccaccctggtccaagtgccgggcgacgccaccacagccaccataccagtgtgcggcccactcctgctcctgccaggccctcatcctcccgtaggagtgcttctgggggagatgccgccgaaggcagggaaaaaaaaaaaagaaaacataagaggaggcacacagacacacacccagaggcacaggttctggctgctccaggacacacaccatctcgtcgtggctctagccacagcaggagcagccagggccaaccaagccaaaaaagaaggcggcttgtgttgcctcctccctcctccactgacgaggcggtctccccagtgtaccctgcggggggtttggacctgccCTCAAGCCTCCTCGAGtatggcggctcctcctcctcctctaccactcCCACTCTCAGGTCCAGAACTCGAAGCTACCGGTCACCGCTGGTAGCGGATGTTGATCCACCCTCGGATGTTGATACCCCCTAA